In the Candidatus Woesearchaeota archaeon genome, one interval contains:
- a CDS encoding radical SAM protein, whose amino-acid sequence MKTDIKLGYTCNNNCIHCVIADQRQKALIFRGNQDRSTQEYINELIESKKNGCDQVVFTGGEPTLRKDLFDLLTAATNMGFRIGIQTNGRMFFYQDFCQNFKKYNIHFVIAIHGSTAQIHDKIVRVNNSFKQTIEGIKNLKKIDKTITGKVVISKINFKDLKNIAQLFKNLNVNNINFAFPHAEGNARKNFDLVVPKYSEIELYVHETAQFCKDNNIKVNFETFPFCFMKGFEELISELRFVNKKNSELKQLDGNTKNWEIVRKKIKAKFKQCNLCKHNNICEGVWKEYPEKFGNSEFKPITD is encoded by the coding sequence ATGAAAACAGATATTAAATTAGGATATACGTGCAATAATAATTGCATCCATTGCGTTATTGCAGATCAAAGACAAAAAGCATTAATCTTCAGAGGAAATCAAGATAGAAGCACTCAAGAATATATTAATGAACTCATTGAATCTAAAAAAAATGGGTGTGATCAAGTTGTTTTTACAGGGGGGGAGCCAACTTTAAGAAAAGATTTATTTGATTTATTAACTGCTGCAACAAATATGGGTTTTCGCATTGGAATTCAAACAAATGGCAGAATGTTCTTTTATCAAGATTTTTGTCAAAATTTTAAAAAATATAATATTCATTTTGTAATTGCAATTCATGGATCAACTGCGCAAATTCATGATAAAATTGTCAGAGTTAATAATTCATTTAAACAAACAATTGAAGGAATAAAAAATTTAAAAAAAATTGATAAAACTATTACAGGAAAAGTTGTAATTTCTAAAATAAATTTTAAAGATTTAAAAAATATTGCACAATTATTTAAAAATTTAAATGTTAATAATATTAATTTCGCATTTCCTCACGCAGAAGGTAATGCAAGAAAAAATTTTGATCTTGTAGTACCAAAATATTCTGAAATAGAATTATATGTTCATGAAACTGCGCAATTTTGCAAAGATAATAATATTAAAGTTAATTTTGAAACATTTCCCTTTTGTTTTATGAAAGGATTTGAAGAACTCATTTCGGAATTAAGATTTGTTAATAAAAAAAATTCAGAATTAAAACAATTAGATGGAAATACCAAAAATTGGGAAATAGTTAGAAAAAAAATTAAAGCCAAATTTAAACAATGTAATTTATGTAAACATAATAATATTTGCGAAGGTGTGTGGAAAGAATATCCTGAAAAATTCGGAAATTCTGAATTTAAACCAATAACCGATTAA
- the hxsB gene encoding His-Xaa-Ser system radical SAM maturase HxsB: protein MENKKKEIITDFEYNPFRYKKIKDRFLIVNESGSWIVLGKKKFDKLMRKELDPKLFEDLTKKGIIITKNNINQILIDYAKRFEFLFKGASLHIIVTTLRCNHKCIYCHSAAKDCDKKEFDMDLKTAKKTLEFIFQTPSNTITIEFQGGEPLLNWGTFQFIVTEAKKMNLKFNKKIRFALVTNLTCLTEDQLDWIQEQNIDMCTSLDGPQEIHDHNRIYEDKSGTYTAVTNKIKDVRSKGKRIAALMVTTRNSLSKHKEIIDEYVDKGFKDIQIKYLNKLGFAQEKWNNDGYSIEEFIDFWEKSVEYIISLNKRGIFVRERYVVLILKKILTKTDPSFLDFRSPCGLAIGQIAYDHKGNIFSCDEGRNFDLFKLGNVFDNNYKEIINQKKTQQLISLSINSSFLCDNCVYKPYCGLCPVMNYAEEGNMIPKLSSNSKCKLFMFQFDYVFNKLLFEPESRKILLNWLKYK, encoded by the coding sequence ATGGAAAATAAAAAAAAAGAAATAATAACCGATTTTGAATATAATCCCTTCAGGTACAAAAAAATTAAAGATAGATTTTTAATAGTTAATGAATCGGGATCTTGGATAGTTTTAGGTAAAAAAAAATTTGATAAATTAATGCGTAAAGAATTAGATCCAAAACTATTCGAAGATTTAACTAAAAAGGGAATAATAATTACTAAAAATAATATTAATCAAATTTTAATTGATTATGCAAAACGATTTGAATTTTTATTTAAGGGTGCTTCACTGCATATTATAGTTACGACACTAAGATGCAACCATAAATGTATTTATTGTCACTCTGCTGCAAAAGATTGCGACAAAAAAGAATTTGATATGGATTTAAAAACTGCCAAAAAAACTCTTGAATTCATTTTTCAAACTCCTTCAAATACAATAACTATTGAGTTTCAAGGCGGTGAACCATTACTTAATTGGGGGACATTTCAATTTATTGTTACTGAAGCAAAAAAAATGAACCTAAAATTCAATAAAAAAATAAGATTTGCATTAGTAACAAATTTAACTTGTTTAACCGAGGACCAATTAGACTGGATTCAAGAACAAAATATAGATATGTGTACTAGTCTTGATGGCCCTCAAGAAATCCACGATCACAACAGAATATATGAGGACAAAAGTGGAACTTATACTGCAGTAACAAACAAAATTAAAGATGTAAGATCTAAAGGCAAACGCATTGCAGCTTTAATGGTTACAACAAGAAACAGCCTATCAAAACATAAAGAAATCATCGATGAATACGTTGACAAAGGGTTTAAAGATATTCAAATAAAATATCTGAATAAACTAGGATTCGCACAAGAAAAATGGAATAATGACGGATATTCAATTGAGGAATTTATTGATTTTTGGGAAAAAAGTGTAGAATACATAATATCCCTCAACAAAAGAGGAATTTTTGTCAGAGAAAGATATGTTGTTTTAATTTTAAAAAAAATTCTTACAAAAACAGATCCTTCTTTTTTAGATTTTAGAAGCCCTTGCGGTTTAGCTATCGGTCAAATTGCTTATGATCACAAAGGAAACATTTTTTCCTGTGATGAAGGAAGAAATTTTGATTTATTTAAACTAGGAAATGTTTTTGATAATAATTATAAAGAGATAATAAATCAAAAAAAAACTCAACAACTAATCTCATTATCCATTAACAGTTCATTTTTATGCGATAATTGTGTTTACAAACCATATTGCGGGCTTTGTCCAGTTATGAACTATGCAGAAGAAGGAAATATGATTCCGAAACTCTCATCAAATTCAAAATGTAAATTATTTATGTTTCAGTTCGATTATGTTTTTAATAAATTATTATTCGAACCCGAATCTAGAAAAATTTTATTAAACTGGCTTAAATATAAATAA
- a CDS encoding radical SAM protein: MSLNQIFISKECNRGCNYCLAKHVLKNNQHINFNEFKFYFDNFIANKFNRINLLGGEPTNHPELKQIIDYILNFKEDFEILITTNGLFHQRLFEKYSNMKNFKFNFHCAHNEKEFNIIFNNIKLLKEKNAEIALTAVIHDQTDEQEIIKHIQNIKPNIVMPVISLPTQKKNNEYISEINDKNKYKIKVIIEECIKQQIQIKQHCFSPICMFTIAQKNKLLKNNFIFEKCNNGLFVFPNLDVHICPFLDQKIGNLKKNSLNDIQEIRNNIIKKLDHIMMKKCTSCTLKKRGSCKPCAAHIHNQLPS, from the coding sequence ATGTCTTTAAATCAAATATTTATCAGCAAAGAATGCAATAGAGGCTGCAATTATTGTTTAGCAAAACATGTTCTTAAAAACAATCAGCACATAAATTTCAATGAGTTTAAATTTTATTTTGATAACTTTATTGCAAATAAATTTAATAGAATTAATCTTCTGGGGGGTGAACCCACAAACCATCCTGAATTAAAACAAATTATTGATTACATACTCAATTTTAAAGAAGATTTTGAAATACTAATTACAACTAACGGTTTATTTCATCAAAGGCTTTTTGAAAAATACTCAAACATGAAAAATTTTAAATTCAATTTCCATTGTGCTCATAACGAAAAAGAATTTAATATAATATTTAACAATATTAAATTATTAAAAGAAAAAAATGCAGAAATTGCACTTACTGCAGTCATTCACGATCAAACAGATGAACAAGAAATAATTAAACATATTCAAAATATCAAACCAAACATAGTCATGCCAGTCATTTCACTTCCAACACAAAAAAAAAATAATGAATACATATCAGAAATAAATGATAAAAACAAATACAAAATTAAAGTCATAATTGAAGAATGTATAAAACAACAAATTCAAATAAAACAACATTGTTTTTCGCCAATTTGCATGTTTACAATCGCACAAAAAAATAAATTACTAAAAAATAATTTTATTTTTGAAAAATGCAATAATGGATTGTTTGTATTCCCAAATTTAGATGTACACATATGTCCTTTTTTAGATCAAAAAATTGGCAATTTAAAAAAAAATAGTTTAAATGACATTCAAGAAATAAGAAATAACATAATTAAAAAATTAGATCATATAATGATGAAAAAATGCACATCATGTACTTTGAAGAAAAGAGGATCATGTAAACCTTGTGCAGCACATATTCATAACCAATTACCCAGTTAA
- a CDS encoding radical SAM protein, with amino-acid sequence MIIPSNKNIVILNTPYTCIENYLCPNQIAIGILQLISFLKNKQNNVFFINMRSNDKHLWKIKPLGLNGKQKIQTHILGKNKKFLEYELKNIKKIPDEIWISCSFSCDFDVVNSMIQTCKFIFPRSIIKLGGTMARVTPNLESKLGVICFKKRIKGVELFKPDFQIQNKWSYGLFQLEVGCPNKCSFCISAMDKLKKIPIEFVINYMKEFYVKYNPKAFWNWDSNVLLFPDHLEKFLDMYIKSGMTSQLKFEMGFQPNLIHESLVKKMITAGVTTASLPFETASSKTITKYNKPYTIISSIKMTHLLKQEGFHIKDCECTFIIGHPDDEIKSIFRTFLSIIYFGGIPCPFPVFLFPGTQDYFNYNSLIKHKSYSELQGQLWPLISDENVQEYQNLFKFLSSKNLDQAKNNLSLLTDHNKQLFLEEIKKSSKFIKLCLDCPEDSINSLIKIETKLLTKNQNNIANNILWINTSPKKNSNSKNIAKELINQISCKKKSNTKIINLCSEKIEFINEDYIKHLTNSNNKKTNLNYLSDYYIKELVNCDMLILSTPMWSFSIPSILKAFFDLILIENKTFQLKPTIKGLLENKTIICILTRGGIYSKPPFNEFDLQKNYLQKIFEFMGVGTPKFLIIENLTNQPNSNQINEIQNKLQNIISEIKEHS; translated from the coding sequence ATGATTATTCCTTCAAATAAAAATATTGTTATTTTGAATACGCCTTATACTTGTATTGAAAACTATCTTTGCCCAAACCAAATAGCAATAGGCATTTTACAGTTAATATCATTTTTAAAAAATAAACAAAATAACGTTTTTTTTATTAATATGCGATCAAATGATAAACACTTATGGAAAATTAAGCCCCTAGGGTTAAATGGAAAACAAAAAATACAAACACACATTTTAGGAAAAAATAAAAAATTTCTAGAATATGAACTAAAAAATATTAAAAAAATACCTGATGAAATTTGGATTAGTTGTTCATTTTCTTGTGATTTTGACGTTGTTAACTCCATGATTCAAACCTGCAAATTCATTTTTCCTAGATCTATAATAAAATTGGGCGGAACCATGGCAAGAGTTACTCCCAACCTAGAATCTAAGTTAGGAGTTATTTGTTTTAAAAAAAGAATAAAGGGAGTCGAACTTTTCAAACCAGATTTTCAAATCCAAAACAAATGGAGTTATGGATTATTTCAACTTGAAGTTGGTTGCCCAAATAAATGTTCATTTTGCATCTCTGCAATGGATAAACTAAAAAAAATCCCAATTGAATTTGTAATTAATTATATGAAAGAATTTTATGTCAAATATAACCCCAAAGCTTTTTGGAATTGGGATTCAAACGTACTTTTATTTCCAGATCATTTAGAAAAATTTCTTGATATGTATATTAAATCAGGAATGACATCTCAACTTAAATTTGAAATGGGTTTTCAACCAAATCTTATTCATGAGTCACTTGTTAAAAAAATGATAACTGCAGGAGTTACAACTGCCAGTTTACCTTTTGAAACCGCAAGTTCTAAAACAATCACTAAATATAACAAACCGTATACAATCATATCATCAATAAAAATGACACATCTTCTTAAACAAGAAGGATTTCACATCAAAGACTGTGAATGCACATTCATTATTGGCCACCCAGATGATGAAATTAAATCAATATTTAGGACATTCCTGAGCATAATTTATTTTGGAGGAATTCCCTGCCCATTTCCTGTTTTTTTATTTCCAGGAACTCAGGACTATTTTAATTATAATAGTTTAATCAAACACAAAAGTTATTCTGAACTACAAGGACAACTATGGCCATTAATATCTGATGAAAACGTGCAAGAATACCAAAATCTTTTTAAATTTTTATCATCCAAAAATTTAGATCAAGCAAAAAATAATTTATCATTATTAACTGACCACAACAAACAACTTTTTTTAGAAGAAATCAAAAAAAGTTCTAAATTCATTAAACTATGTTTAGATTGCCCAGAAGATTCAATTAATTCATTAATTAAAATTGAAACTAAATTATTAACAAAAAACCAAAATAATATCGCTAATAACATATTATGGATTAATACTAGTCCGAAAAAAAATTCAAACTCAAAAAATATAGCAAAAGAATTAATAAATCAAATTTCGTGTAAAAAAAAATCTAACACAAAAATAATTAATTTATGTTCTGAAAAAATAGAGTTCATAAATGAAGACTACATAAAACATTTAACAAATTCAAATAATAAAAAAACAAATTTAAACTATTTATCAGATTATTACATTAAAGAGCTAGTTAACTGCGATATGTTAATATTATCCACCCCAATGTGGTCTTTTTCAATACCTTCAATTCTCAAAGCATTTTTTGATTTAATCTTAATTGAAAATAAAACATTTCAATTAAAACCCACAATAAAAGGATTATTAGAAAATAAAACAATAATATGTATTTTAACAAGAGGGGGAATTTATTCTAAACCCCCATTTAATGAATTTGATTTACAAAAAAATTATTTACAAAAAATATTTGAATTTATGGGTGTTGGAACTCCAAAGTTTTTAATTATAGAAAATCTTACAAATCAACCCAATTCAAATCAAATAAATGAAATCCAAAATAAACTACAAAATATAATTTCAGAAATAAAAGAGCACAGTTAG